From Streptomyces sp. Edi4, one genomic window encodes:
- a CDS encoding aminopeptidase P family protein: MEQQDGSRGLRSHDHQVPDAVAEVFRHGWADTSRPARPGSGAAWAAKRRAAVSERFPGERIVVPSGGLKTRSNDFDYAFRPHSAYIHLTAELGTRAVPDSVLVFEPTGQGHEVTLFTRPRSPRDAGPRGAEFYSDRRHGEFWVGRRRTLAETAGDLGIETRSRDDLERALAGGVPTRAVRGEDAVVDALVTPSAPGDAELLAFLAESRLVKDEWEIEQLRTAVGNTLAGFHDVAAELPYATRLERGERWIEGTFNRRARLEGYGLGFETIAAAGNHACVLHWMHNDGPVREGDLLLLDAGAEADTFYTGDVTRTLPVGGRFTDAQRRVYELVFAAQSAGIAALRPGAPYGAFHDAATRVIAEGLDAWGLRPGGDVVAHESALYRRYTVCGTGHMLGLDCHDCASARSETYARGVLREGHVLTVEPGLYFQPDDLTVPQELRGIGVRIEDDFLITADGAECLSSGLPRAADDVEAWMGASR; this comes from the coding sequence ATGGAACAGCAGGACGGTTCGCGCGGGTTGCGCAGCCACGATCATCAAGTACCGGACGCGGTGGCGGAGGTCTTCCGGCACGGCTGGGCCGACACGAGCCGGCCCGCGAGGCCCGGGTCGGGAGCCGCGTGGGCGGCCAAGCGGCGGGCCGCGGTGTCCGAGCGGTTCCCCGGCGAGCGGATCGTCGTTCCGTCCGGTGGCCTCAAGACCCGCAGCAACGACTTCGACTACGCCTTCCGGCCGCACTCCGCGTACATCCATCTCACCGCCGAGCTGGGCACGCGAGCGGTGCCGGACAGCGTGCTGGTCTTCGAGCCGACCGGGCAGGGGCACGAGGTCACGCTGTTCACCCGGCCGCGCTCGCCCCGTGACGCCGGGCCGCGCGGCGCGGAGTTCTACAGCGACCGCCGGCACGGCGAGTTCTGGGTCGGCAGGCGCCGGACGCTCGCCGAGACCGCCGGTGACCTCGGCATCGAGACGCGCTCCCGCGACGACTTGGAGCGGGCACTCGCCGGCGGCGTGCCGACCCGGGCCGTGCGGGGCGAGGACGCGGTCGTCGACGCCCTGGTGACGCCGTCCGCGCCCGGCGACGCCGAACTGCTCGCCTTTCTGGCCGAGTCGCGCCTGGTCAAGGACGAGTGGGAGATCGAGCAGCTGCGTACGGCGGTGGGGAACACGCTGGCCGGCTTCCACGACGTCGCCGCCGAACTGCCGTACGCCACCCGCCTGGAGCGGGGCGAGCGCTGGATCGAGGGCACCTTCAACCGGCGGGCGCGGCTGGAAGGTTATGGCCTGGGATTCGAGACGATCGCGGCGGCCGGTAACCATGCGTGCGTCCTGCACTGGATGCACAACGACGGTCCGGTGCGCGAGGGCGATCTGCTGCTCCTCGACGCGGGCGCCGAGGCCGACACGTTCTACACCGGGGACGTGACCCGGACGCTGCCGGTCGGCGGCCGCTTCACCGACGCTCAACGCCGGGTGTACGAGCTGGTGTTCGCCGCGCAGTCCGCGGGCATCGCCGCTCTTCGGCCCGGCGCGCCCTACGGCGCGTTCCACGACGCGGCGACGCGGGTCATCGCCGAGGGCCTTGACGCCTGGGGCCTGCGGCCCGGCGGCGACGTGGTCGCGCACGAGTCGGCCCTGTACCGCAGGTACACCGTCTGCGGCACCGGTCACATGCTCGGTCTCGACTGCCACGACTGCGCCTCGGCCCGCAGCGAGACCTACGCCCGGGGCGTGCTCCGCGAGGGCCATGTGCTCACCGTCGAGCCCGGACTGTACTTCCAGCCCGACGACTTGACGGTCCCTCAGGAGCTGCGGGGCATCGGCGTGCGCATCGAGGACGACTTCCTCATCACGGCCGACGGCGCGGAGTGTCTTTCGTCGGGCCTGCCACGCGCCGCCGACGACGTCGAGGCGTGGATGGGCGCGTCGCGGTGA
- a CDS encoding LuxR family transcriptional regulator gives MRAPRPLVDQVCGQLRQAGAVAVVGPTGFGKSAVLDAVCTVWETSGDPVVRLSSAPGDTHLPYVPFMDLFTVCPDDVSRELSDVQRSTIDWVLRRVTGPEPDPAVLRVTVLSCLQAWGRRARLLLTVDDVHWWGRDSLGVFGYAARRSRGSVSLLAALRPGGPPAHDVLGGDAVEITVPTLRPQESAAVVRSFGIPLRTAARIHTATGGNPRLVSEIAAGLARAGTPAVLDVQPLAPYARKALRAWLSGLAAPVHWVLLLAALAADPSLDTVRRAGGPCADTALADAEAAGLIQVGATVRFPAPVVREGIIAEASGEAVSQAHLALATASSADEDRVWHQASALAPAGLPAYLVPALLGAAAEARAGADHARAAEFGLLAGARPGGDQHRLLVAAAQDAEAAGRFDLARAALDQLERGRAAPEARARARLAVVDAAGRGAALVEHLAAQALAEATAADDPGLIAATHLRLARGLRLSRGCHPEALGHAWSAEEWAGRAGDAATRAAALALTALIEQGSGSAGHGALLGRALAAGHGHGAGPAPGTPRRTAVAFALLDDRVDEAARLLDEAPAPCRADRLRLLAGSVRVHALRGEGAAAREEAGHLLALTRDLGASPGPAWHAAALAELAGGSLEEALACADLGLTASREEADTVLAAHCLHLSGATRLLLRDTGGALADLLGVRDLARELGMRDPAEIRYDADLAEALLAAGDLPAALRTVASARRRAEDLRRRGVLASLARAEALCHTAAGDFDRAEELLDEARRAFEALGHPLQRGRVLLAHASVEQRRRRPARARELQAAAEAVFRGAGAPLWGPPRSEAARAQAWQAGLTDAERRITELVVEGLANRDIAAALYISVKTVEAVLTRIYRKLQVRSRVQLMALVRKDDHRAAR, from the coding sequence GTGAGAGCCCCCCGCCCCCTGGTCGACCAGGTCTGCGGACAGCTGCGGCAGGCCGGTGCGGTGGCGGTGGTCGGACCCACCGGGTTCGGCAAGTCCGCGGTCCTCGACGCGGTGTGCACCGTGTGGGAGACCTCGGGGGACCCGGTGGTCAGGCTCAGTTCGGCGCCCGGCGACACCCATCTGCCGTATGTGCCCTTCATGGATCTGTTCACCGTCTGCCCGGACGACGTCAGCCGTGAACTCTCCGACGTGCAGCGGTCGACGATCGACTGGGTCCTGCGGCGGGTCACCGGTCCCGAGCCCGATCCCGCGGTCCTGCGCGTCACGGTCCTGTCCTGCCTGCAGGCCTGGGGGCGCAGGGCCCGGCTGTTGCTCACCGTCGACGACGTGCACTGGTGGGGGCGGGACAGCCTGGGCGTCTTCGGTTACGCGGCACGCCGCAGCCGGGGCAGCGTGTCGTTGCTCGCCGCCCTGCGGCCCGGCGGGCCGCCCGCGCACGACGTCCTGGGCGGCGACGCCGTGGAGATAACGGTGCCCACGCTCAGACCGCAGGAGTCGGCCGCCGTCGTACGGTCCTTCGGGATCCCGCTGCGCACCGCCGCGCGCATCCACACGGCGACGGGCGGCAACCCCCGGCTCGTCTCGGAGATCGCCGCCGGGCTCGCCCGCGCCGGGACGCCGGCGGTGCTCGACGTCCAGCCGCTCGCCCCCTATGCCCGCAAGGCACTGCGCGCCTGGCTCTCCGGGCTCGCGGCGCCGGTGCACTGGGTGCTGCTGCTCGCCGCGCTGGCCGCCGACCCCTCGCTCGACACCGTCCGGCGCGCGGGCGGCCCGTGCGCCGACACGGCCCTGGCGGACGCCGAGGCCGCGGGTCTGATCCAAGTGGGCGCCACCGTGCGCTTTCCCGCCCCGGTCGTCCGTGAGGGCATCATCGCCGAGGCCAGCGGCGAGGCGGTGAGCCAGGCCCATCTCGCCCTCGCCACCGCCTCCTCCGCCGATGAGGACCGGGTCTGGCACCAGGCCTCCGCGCTGGCCCCGGCCGGGCTGCCCGCGTATCTGGTCCCGGCGCTCCTCGGCGCCGCCGCAGAGGCGCGGGCCGGCGCCGACCACGCCAGGGCCGCCGAGTTCGGCCTCCTCGCGGGCGCGAGGCCCGGCGGCGACCAGCACCGCCTGCTGGTCGCCGCCGCCCAGGACGCCGAGGCGGCGGGCCGCTTCGACCTGGCCCGCGCGGCGCTCGACCAACTGGAGCGCGGCCGGGCCGCACCCGAGGCCCGCGCCCGGGCCCGGCTCGCCGTGGTGGACGCCGCCGGACGGGGGGCCGCACTGGTCGAACACCTGGCGGCCCAGGCCCTGGCCGAGGCCACGGCCGCCGACGATCCGGGTCTGATCGCGGCGACCCATCTGCGGCTGGCCCGTGGCCTGCGGCTGAGCCGGGGCTGCCACCCCGAGGCCCTTGGCCACGCCTGGTCCGCCGAGGAGTGGGCGGGACGCGCCGGTGACGCCGCGACCCGTGCCGCCGCCCTGGCCCTGACGGCGCTGATCGAGCAGGGCTCGGGATCGGCCGGCCACGGCGCGCTGCTCGGGCGGGCGCTGGCGGCGGGTCACGGCCACGGCGCGGGCCCCGCCCCGGGGACACCACGCCGTACCGCTGTCGCCTTCGCCCTCCTCGACGACCGGGTCGACGAGGCCGCCCGGCTCCTCGATGAGGCTCCGGCCCCCTGTCGCGCCGACCGGCTTCGGCTGCTGGCCGGCTCCGTCCGCGTCCACGCCCTGCGCGGTGAGGGCGCCGCCGCCCGCGAGGAGGCGGGCCACCTGCTCGCCCTCACCCGTGATCTCGGGGCATCCCCCGGGCCCGCCTGGCATGCGGCCGCGCTCGCCGAACTCGCCGGCGGCAGCCTGGAAGAGGCCCTGGCGTGCGCCGATCTCGGCCTCACGGCCTCACGTGAGGAAGCCGACACGGTCCTTGCCGCGCACTGTCTGCATCTGTCCGGTGCGACCCGGCTGCTGCTGCGCGACACCGGCGGAGCGCTTGCCGATCTGCTCGGCGTCCGTGACCTGGCGCGGGAGTTGGGCATGCGCGATCCGGCGGAGATCCGCTACGACGCCGACCTCGCCGAGGCGCTGCTCGCCGCCGGTGACCTCCCGGCCGCGCTGCGGACGGTCGCATCGGCCCGGCGCCGGGCCGAGGACCTGCGACGCCGTGGCGTCCTTGCCTCGCTCGCCCGCGCGGAGGCCCTGTGCCACACGGCGGCGGGCGACTTCGACCGGGCCGAGGAACTGCTGGACGAAGCCCGGCGCGCCTTCGAGGCGCTGGGGCATCCGTTGCAGCGCGGGCGGGTGCTGCTCGCCCACGCGTCGGTCGAGCAGCGCCGCAGACGCCCCGCCCGCGCCAGGGAACTCCAGGCCGCGGCCGAGGCGGTGTTCCGCGGGGCGGGCGCGCCGCTGTGGGGGCCGCCGCGGTCCGAGGCCGCCCGGGCGCAGGCCTGGCAGGCCGGGCTCACCGACGCCGAGCGGCGCATCACCGAGCTCGTCGTCGAAGGGCTCGCCAACCGTGACATCGCGGCCGCCCTGTACATCAGCGTCAAGACCGTGGAGGCGGTCCTCACCCGGATCTACCGCAAGTTGCAGGTGCGCTCGCGCGTCCAACTGATGGCGCTGGTACGCAAGGACGACCACCGGGCGGCCCGCTGA
- a CDS encoding aminopeptidase P family protein: MTDETDENKTRKNGLYGGVSTELTENMRQGWADTERRDLQPIAQAPHTARRRAALSAQFPGELLVIPAGNPKVRSNDTDYPFRPSSDYVYLTGDQSQDAVLVLEPGESGGHQAVAYVLPRSDRESGEFWLDYHGELWDGRRNSLSENERLLGLPCRDVRTLTGRLAEARGPIRLLRGYDAAVDATLSDKVTAERDIEFRIALSEMRLVKDEFEIADLRHAVQATARGFEDVVGILGTDRPTLERAIEGTFWMRARIEGNDVGYASVCAAGPHATTLHWVRNDGEARPGDLLLLDAGVESRNLYTADVTRTLPVDGRFTPAQRKVYDAVYAAQSAGIAAVKPGAKYRDFHHAAQRVLTEHLASWGLFGSRSVDEAYELGLFRRWTLAGTGHMIGLDVHDCAKARTELYVEGTLAAGMVLTVEPGLYFQSDDLTVPEEFRGIGIRIEDDILVTEDGNENLSADLPRAADEVEAWMARLRG, from the coding sequence GTGACGGATGAGACAGACGAGAACAAGACGCGCAAGAACGGCCTGTACGGGGGCGTGAGCACCGAGCTCACCGAGAACATGAGGCAGGGCTGGGCGGACACCGAACGCCGCGACCTCCAGCCCATCGCGCAGGCGCCGCACACCGCGCGCCGCCGGGCGGCGCTGTCCGCCCAGTTCCCCGGTGAGCTCCTGGTGATCCCCGCCGGCAACCCCAAGGTGCGCTCCAACGACACGGACTACCCTTTCCGGCCGTCGTCGGACTACGTGTACCTGACGGGTGATCAGTCGCAGGACGCCGTCCTGGTTCTCGAGCCGGGCGAGAGCGGCGGGCACCAGGCCGTCGCCTACGTGCTGCCCCGCTCCGACCGCGAGTCCGGCGAGTTCTGGCTCGACTACCACGGCGAGCTCTGGGACGGCCGGCGCAACAGCCTCAGCGAGAACGAGCGCCTGCTAGGCCTGCCCTGCCGTGATGTCCGCACCCTGACCGGCCGGCTGGCCGAGGCGCGTGGACCGATCCGGCTGCTGCGCGGGTACGACGCGGCCGTCGACGCCACACTGAGCGACAAGGTCACCGCCGAGCGGGACATCGAGTTCCGGATCGCGCTCTCCGAAATGCGCCTGGTCAAGGACGAGTTCGAGATCGCCGACCTGCGTCACGCCGTCCAGGCCACCGCGCGCGGTTTCGAGGACGTCGTGGGCATCCTCGGCACGGACCGGCCGACCCTGGAGCGGGCCATCGAGGGCACGTTCTGGATGCGCGCGCGGATCGAGGGCAATGACGTGGGGTACGCCTCGGTCTGCGCCGCCGGCCCGCACGCAACGACCCTGCACTGGGTGCGCAACGACGGCGAGGCCCGCCCCGGCGACCTGCTGCTGCTGGACGCCGGCGTGGAGAGCCGCAATCTCTACACCGCCGACGTCACCCGCACCCTGCCCGTCGACGGCCGCTTCACTCCCGCGCAGCGCAAGGTGTACGACGCGGTGTACGCGGCGCAGTCGGCCGGCATCGCCGCCGTCAAGCCGGGCGCCAAGTACCGGGACTTCCACCACGCCGCCCAGCGGGTGCTGACCGAACACCTCGCCTCCTGGGGCCTGTTCGGCAGCCGCTCGGTGGACGAGGCGTACGAGCTCGGGCTCTTCCGGCGCTGGACCCTCGCCGGCACCGGGCACATGATCGGCCTCGACGTCCACGACTGCGCCAAGGCCCGTACCGAGCTGTACGTCGAGGGCACCCTCGCCGCGGGCATGGTGCTGACCGTCGAGCCCGGGCTGTACTTCCAGTCGGACGACCTGACCGTCCCGGAGGAGTTCCGGGGCATCGGCATCCGGATCGAGGACGACATCCTGGTCACCGAGGACGGCAACGAGAACCTGTCGGCCGACCTCCCCCGGGCCGCCGACGAGGTGGAGGCCTGGATGGCCCGGCTGCGGGGCTGA